One genomic window of Cupriavidus metallidurans CH34 includes the following:
- a CDS encoding MFS transporter — MTDSKDTAPLSNDKPPAAPVPLQREWLNRTVVGAGLTSALGDFCYETTTVILPGFLAILGIPAAVLGLIEGLADAVASFTKMISGYVADKLGHRKLLVLVGYALTPAGQIAIALATAWPMLLVGRIISWFGKGLRGPLRDAIVIQAIPPRARGRAFGFHRAMDTIGAVVGPLLGVALLGWAQSHHGWNDPIGPFRLVLWLSVIPGVLAVLAFLGFVKDPAFSPNPGLRFFRALRGLPPKFKRYLGAVGLFGMGDFSHSLLILGATKLLTPALGIVQAAQIAGGLYVWRNVVQSAASFPVGMLADRVGALRILVLGYALGAMTGLLMAITFWLHVNTLALLAAVFLLAGLYTAVQEALEPTVIAEMVSADTLAMSIGALGTTNGTAKFISSAGVGLIWSALSPVLGFAFATITMAAGTVMLARLRHI; from the coding sequence ATGACAGATTCAAAGGACACCGCACCGCTGTCGAATGACAAGCCCCCGGCAGCCCCCGTGCCGCTGCAGCGAGAATGGCTGAATCGCACCGTTGTCGGTGCCGGGCTCACGAGTGCACTAGGCGATTTCTGCTACGAGACCACCACCGTCATCCTGCCCGGCTTCCTGGCAATACTCGGGATCCCGGCGGCGGTTCTGGGACTTATCGAAGGCCTGGCCGATGCGGTGGCGAGCTTTACCAAGATGATTTCGGGTTACGTCGCCGACAAGCTCGGACATCGAAAGCTTCTGGTGCTGGTCGGCTACGCCCTGACGCCTGCGGGTCAGATCGCAATCGCATTGGCCACGGCGTGGCCAATGCTACTTGTGGGGCGAATCATTTCCTGGTTCGGAAAAGGGCTGCGCGGCCCGCTTCGCGACGCGATTGTCATCCAGGCAATCCCGCCGCGCGCGCGAGGCCGTGCCTTCGGGTTTCATCGGGCTATGGATACGATTGGCGCAGTAGTCGGACCGCTGCTTGGTGTCGCATTGCTTGGCTGGGCCCAAAGCCATCATGGGTGGAACGACCCCATCGGTCCGTTCCGTCTGGTCCTATGGCTAAGTGTCATCCCGGGGGTTCTGGCCGTCCTGGCTTTCCTCGGCTTCGTCAAGGATCCGGCATTTTCCCCAAATCCCGGGCTGCGATTTTTCCGGGCCTTGCGCGGCCTTCCGCCAAAATTCAAGCGCTATCTCGGCGCCGTCGGGTTGTTTGGCATGGGTGATTTCTCCCACAGCCTGTTGATCCTCGGCGCCACGAAATTGCTGACCCCCGCACTCGGCATCGTGCAGGCCGCGCAAATCGCCGGTGGCCTCTACGTCTGGCGAAACGTCGTGCAATCGGCGGCGTCATTTCCAGTCGGCATGCTGGCGGATCGCGTCGGTGCGCTGCGCATTCTCGTGCTTGGCTATGCGCTAGGCGCGATGACCGGCCTGCTCATGGCCATCACGTTCTGGCTCCACGTCAACACCCTCGCACTGCTCGCGGCCGTCTTCCTGCTTGCGGGCCTGTACACGGCCGTCCAGGAAGCCCTGGAGCCGACGGTGATCGCCGAGATGGTGTCGGCTGACACCTTGGCCATGAGCATCGGCGCGCTCGGCACCACGAACGGCACGGCGAAGTTCATCTCGAGCGCCGGCGTCGGTCTCATCTGGTCGGCGCTATCACCTGTCCTCGGCTTCGCATTCGCCACCATCACCATGGCGGCCGGCACAGTCATGCTGGCGAGATTACGGCACATCTAA